The Prionailurus viverrinus isolate Anna chromosome B1, UM_Priviv_1.0, whole genome shotgun sequence genome includes the window TCTTCCTACACCAGTGATGCTGGATTTGAAAAGAGTTGGGCAAAGTACTGATagataaaaaatcaaatttatatcttaataaaaatcaaaatactgCAAATAAAAGGTGTTAAAGATACAACTGACATATGTCTGCATATTGTCAAAATTGTAGTTAGAGTTGTTCAGGCTTAAGAGTCACAAAGGAGAAGATAATgatttttggtgggtttttttgtttggtggGTGAGGGGAGGTGGTCAGAGCCCTAAAGTTCTCTTTGAGCAAGGTACGCATTCCAGAAAAAGGCACACCTGTGCACTGACACACAATTTAGCCCTCATTTCATGGCTGGAGGACTCCTGACCTCAGAGttcgtgtgtttgtgtgtgcatgtgtgtgtgtgtgcgcacgtgtgttgGAGGTCAGGGAGGCTTGGTGAGTGGTGGTGGTTTCTATAAACCAGGCTGAAAACTACTGGAAGAGAGAACTTTCCCCGCACACATCTTCGGTTCTCAGCTGGGGATCTGTTACCGAAGACAGACTAACAGGAGAAAAGTGTACATGCTTGTACGTTTTCTGTGACATGGGGGCTCTCAAAGGAATTGAAGGCCCAATGCAGTGGTAGAACTTTCGTGCTGACGTTGAACAGAGAGGGGCAGCCGTGGAAGAGTGACATATAAGAAGGACCAAAAGAGAACACGGGTTGTTTTAACAAGGTCTGTTTTACAGGATTCTCTTGGCCTCAGCTCCCCATCCCTGGTGATAATGTGCAGGGGGTACACCTCTCAAAGGGGGAGTTTTATTTCCTGTCTTGAGGAAGAAGCTGGGCTGGGGGGTGTCAGAGCGCCTTTCTTTTCACCTGCTGTTAGGTGACTACACTTTGCCCATGGTAACCCCTTTGCCAAAGCGGCACGTTTGGGGTGACGTACCCCGACTCTCCTCACCAGCAGTTCGGAGCCAGATTGTGTTCTGGCTTTCCCTTCTCACTAGGTGTGTGAGCCTGGGCACatacaaataaattaactttgtttcttggtttcttcatctttaaattctGATACCTGCTGCACGGTTTGGGGAGAGGTTGAATGAAATGGTGCGTGGATAGTGCTTAGTGCACAGTCCCTGGCAGGTGGGCGTTTCTCAGCAGATGTCAGCAGTTTTAGTGCCAGTGTTGATGATCGTGGAGGTGGTAGGCTGATGACAGAGCATTGGCCGTAGTAGGTGATGATggtgaaggggaggaggaggaccgCGGGGATGGGCCGCGGGGTGTTCCCTTGAAACGAATCAGATGGTTGCAGtaagaaggcttttttttttttttttaaagcttaaaattggatttttgtttattttcagataatgATGTCCCTGTTCTCTTATTTGAATCTAATGGCTCATTGGTGTACAGTCCCACAATTAAAATGTGCAGCGGCCAGCACAACACCATGCAGAAGAGGTTACAGCagatgaaggagaaaagggagaaccTGTCACCTACCTGTAAGTGTGCACACTTTATAAAGGGAGCAGAGCACTTGCTGAGTGAACTGTGGGGGGaaggttttttccttcttccctagaTACTTCACTTGTTTCCTGATTCTAATAGATTTTTACCTATTTCAGGGTGGACTGTGTTAATATTTTCCTCCAGAAAATCTTAGGCttcattaagatttttaaagcatatattttaaGCATATATTGGGCGTGTACTTTTTGGATGTATAGGTTGAGAATCTATTTTTTGTAGCCcctttgtgatttttaatatctttgggattttttttttttttttaataataaaccaGGCTCTTCTTTTGAGAGAATTTGCTTTAGACTAATTATCTCCTGCATgagtttatgtttttctttatttgggcTATCTTTAAAATTTCCGGTTAAATAACGTGTGAGCAcattttcataaaacatttaCCAGCATGTGGCTCATAGTGAACACCCATCTGGATTCCCATCGAATGCTCCTCCGCCCACGGGTAACCCACATTTTAAGTTGGCGTGTTTTTCCACATTGTTTCTGGTGTGGTATACGCCTACGTGCACAGGCTTCTGTATCTTTCTGTGTGCTGTGGACCTGTAGTCTTTCTTCACCTAAATTGAATCTGGCATACCTAttattttaagcctttttttttttttttttaaccttacaaGTGGCTTCGAGGTTTTTTCCAAATCAGTAGGTATGGACCctacttctccctttcttttcttttctctttttaagatgCTGCGGAGTAGTTTAGAGTTTAGATACTGAATCGTCTGTTAGTGGAGGTTTtcccaatttttctttattagaaaTAGTGCTGCAAGtctttattcttcttaaattgCATGGTGTGgttcttgtgttttgtttaacCATTTTCCTATTTGTGGTCATAAGGCTTTCCATTTCCTGTTCACTGTTACAATCCGTATGCCAGTAGACCTGCTTCTCAGTAAATCTGTGTAGTCCTGTGTATTTCAATAGTATTAATTCATAaagatggaatttaaaatttttgcctttCAAAATGGCATTTTACTGTCGCCTGCTGTTTATGAGCCAGTTTCTCCAGGTTTGGGAAAATGGTGTGACTCTGTATCTTTTTCAGTTTGGGATAGAAGAACcacatttctttgtttaattaGCTTTCGAGGTCACTTTTTATGAGAGGAACgtatttttatgttattgattCTATCAGTAATTACAACTTTTACATTATCTTTGTGAATTATATGTTTTTGTCCAGTTGCCTGTTTTTCGGATTTGTAAGGGTCTTTTTTATATCATGCACAATAATCGTCATATGTTGCAACATTTTCTCGTGGctagcgtggagcccagtgtgcattcatagtaggcactcagtaaatatattGTTGATTGAAATACtcaaaatcttttgttttctcatttaacatGCAACAACTTATATGAGGCAGAAACATTACATTTAATGTAGACAAATCTGTTCGTTTTTTCCTTAGGGCATCCAGGATTCCCCTGACGCTCAGAACTCCCCCACCACAAGGTTTTAAAAttgttgtgtgttttttcctGTTACCTTTATGGTTTATTTCAGCCTATCTtgaatttgtatttgtatgtGAATGTGCAGTGGGCACCTGTACCGGTTAAGGTTAGCTTTGGCCGCGTGTAACAAACAAAACCAGTGGCTCAGATTAGATACAGGTGCGTGTTTCCGCCACGTCAAAGGAGTCCTAAGCACAAGTCATAGGGTGGCTATTCTGTGGTTTTCAAGAGTCTTGTGTCTCATTTTTCTGCTTAGTCTTCTTTGGTGCCTGGCTTCTGCTTTAAAATGTCTGTGCCTCCCAGCTGAGCTAGCTCCCTGTGGGCAACCTGGTATACCAGAAGTTCGATCCAATAGGACTCAGTCTTACAGCTCTTCTTGGTTGTAAGCATTTATGGCTAGAGAACTGTAGAGGCAAAAAACGACTCCAGATAATCCAAGAAATAAAGCACAGTCCTTTGTATTGTGTTCATCCACGTAGTTTGATTTGCCTGATGACCAGTGTCACCCAGGATGACAGCCAAGGGGGACTGTAGTAGATTTAGCCTGAGAAGGAGACTACAAACAAGGCTGAAAATGGTCTTTTACAAGAGCATGGCTACACTGATAGAATGAGGTTTCTGTTGTTAAGAGGAGGGGGGCGTGGATGTGGAGCTAGGGAGCAAGCAGTGTTCCGCTCACTGTCTCATCACGTGTATACTTTATATGCCTCAAGCGTTGTGCCGTTACTTTGCGGTGTGAATTCTGCCACTTGACTGCGTCCAGCACAGCTCAGAATTCAACATCTGAAACACTTCTCTCTGTGCTCACCTCTCTTATCTTGGTTTAAATTGTCTGCTTATGTTTCCTCAAGAAAGCATGCCGTGAGTCTCTTTAACAAGCATCTTTGGGTATGAGACCAAAACATCTTTCTTGTTTCTGGTTTGTCGTCTGCACAGCCTTTGAAGATGATATTTGTGACCTTACTTGTTAAGTGATTGATGTCCTGGATTTTTTCTGTGAAATCTCTGaggtttctcaaccttgacacTGTCGACATTTTGGGCTGATCAATTCTTTGCTGAGGGCACgtgaggggtggtgggagggtgcTGTCCTGTGACTGGCAGGGTGTCtcgcagcatccctggcctctgcccactcaCTGCACACCAGCAGTATTCAGGTCACACCCACGTGACATCCAGTGATGTCTGCAGACGTGACCATCACCCGCTGGGAGCCAAGATGCCCAGGGCTTAGAACCGCTGCTCTAGTTACAGGGCTAACTGTtgcttctagaagaaggagcctTGACTATCAGACAACAAGATGAATTGAGAATATTTGTTTACCTGTGTTGGGCTTCTGCTTAGGCCCAGGCAAACTGACTTTTCAAAATCTCTTCTAATTATCCTAAATTTAATCCTTTTTATAACATGATTtatgtaggggctcctgggtgactcagtttagcatccgacttcagctcaggtcatgatctcacagtccgtgagttcgagccccacgtcaggctctgtgccgacagcccggagcctggagcctgcttcggattctgtgtctccctctctctctgcccttcccctgctcatgctctgtctctctctgtctcaaagataaaaaaaataaaaataaaaaataaaattaaaaaaacatgactTATGTAGATTAGTTTTTACGAATCTCACCATCTGCAGTAGATTTGAGTAAGAGTTTTTTGTGCTTACCGTTTTGTAGTAAGTCGGGAGTGTGAACTAACAGGCATAAATCGATGTTGGTGTGGTGTGGGAGAGCAGAACCAGTGGGTTTGCCGTGGGCTCCCACGAGTCAGAGGTGCATCCGATGAAGGGTATGGTTATGTTTTCAGCTTCCCAGCTGCTTGAGAAGTCTCACGATGAGCCATTTAAGTCCCCGTGTGAAGCTTGGAACATTTCACGTGATACTTTGTGTTCAggtaaagttattttcttttctgtgttatATTTAAACTTTGAGAATATTATGATTTTCGTATTTGGAGTTTCTTCTGATGTGAAGAACAGCTAAAAACTAGAATTCATGAATTTCCCTGGAACTAGGTAATAAAAAATAGGTATTATAATGCAATTAGCATATGAGAAATTTCATCAGTTAAATCACCTGGGATTCCAACGGTTTTTCTCCCAGGCATTTGCTCTCTTGGCACAGAAACTATTGCTCATTGTTCAAAAAAAAGTCCGTGCTGTAAGTGCTAATTCGCTTGCATTGTAGACTGTGTTACTGACAACACAGGGCTGCTCGTTTCACACCATATATCATGACCATAAGGAGCATATGACTGAGTGCCCGTGAGGTGTGGAAAGATCATTGAGAAATTTAGAAGATAGATGGATTTCTGTTTGGAAGCAGAGTattggaggggctcctggggagctcagtcggtcaagtgtctgatttcggctcaggtcatgatctcacggtttgtgagttcgagccccgcatcgggccctgtgctgaccgcttggagcctggagcctgcttcggattctgtgtctccctgtctctctgcccctcccctgcttgtgctctgtctgtctctctcaaaaatacttaaacaataaaaaaaattttagccaaGTATTAGAATAGAAttagaattatatattatacatccACCTTTTAAATGTGGAAGCCTGTGTTATGCTTTGAATGATCATTTTTCATGCTTATAGCTTTCCTTTgagtaaattttaagaaatgtgatATAACCACCTAGTTTCAGCTGACAGTAGGGCCCAAATAAGAATCAGTGACCCCCGTAAAGAGCTAGCTGTTCAAAGTGCTTGAAATGTTACAGAATATCCTATGAAAGTCACAGCAGGGATAGATGACAGAATAGTGTGGAGGTATTAGGAGTTTAAACTACAGCTCCCTTTCAtgtgtggcttattttttttttttttaagtttatttatttattttgagagagagagagctcaggaggggcagacagagggggagagagaatcccaagcagactctgtgccatcagcatggaggtggaagcgggctcgaactcacgaactgtgagatcctgacctgagccaaaatcaagagtcggatgcttaaccaactgagccacccaggtggcccatgtGTGGCTTATTTTATAATCTGTTTGGTGTGTGTTGGAATTATTTACCCATTTATCTTAAATAATCTCTTTTTATTTCACACTTGATGGATTTATTTTACGTAAGTTGGACACAAGTAATAGTATGTAACACAGATTTCATTTTTCCTGTGTCACAGGTGCTCTTCTGGGTATCTTACATACTGTGTTTCATTTAACACCCCCACTAGCCCTACTAAATGGTTACCCTTGTCACCCCCATTTTGTTCACGAGAAAACTAGGCCAGCGAGGTCAAGCAGCTCGTAAAAGTTCATAGAGTTTGTGATTGGCCAGTCCACGACCTGAACCTAAGCAGTGTGACCTCAGAATTTATGCCCAATGACCTGTCTCACTGCTTGTCAGCTTTTTGAAAAGTGTGCTAAGTGTCTTCAGCTGCTGGTATTAAAAGTGTCCTCTGTTTCTTGCTCCTGACTTAGGGACACACAGGCTCCTTGACTTGGTGTGGGTACAGCGCCTCCCTGCCCTGTGGGCTTTGCTGCTCCCTGTGGATCACCTCTGTGGGGCTCGAGGCCTCAGATGCCAGAAAATAGTGTCTGTGCACTGGGAACTTCCAGTTTAGTGAGAGGGACAGATAGGAATAATAAGAACACTAGGACACCTGCTTTTGGGAAATTCAGGCAGCATTCTGTGTACTAGAGGAGGATGTGTGCAACCAGACCTGGTGCAGCGGGAGGGTTCAGAGATAGGCACGTtcgaggggtggggggaggtttgAAGTACGGATAGGAATTACCCAGATTAAAGTGTGGGGTGAAGGCAGGGCCTGGAGGGACACACACGCTTGCAGTTTTCGGGAGACAGGGGGCGGTCAGCTTAGCACTACTCTCAAGAAATGTACAAGACACAAGGGAAGACAGCACCCTACCATCTACCTGGTGGTTCACTGTTGGATATAAATACAACATGAGGCTTTGAGTGGAGGACTGGGGGTCGGTGGGCTGTGTTCACGAAAGGCTAGAACTTGACCTAGACCATGGTGTTAGTCCTAACCTTTTAGAATGATTGACCTTCTTGAGAATTGAACAAGGTGCCAATGCTCTTTCTGaaaacacatgcacatgcatgtgaatGTACAGAAGGTGAGTGTGATGGTGGTGGAGGTCTGTCCCTGCCTCCCGCCCCCCGTGCCGTCCATGTGCACGCTGATGCCTGGGTTCGTTAGTGAAAAATGCTGGTCCTAAAGGGTCCTCAGGTGGATGTGGTTGATACTGTCTTTAACCAGTAGCTGTGTTTAAGAAGTATCGGTTAACTGAAAATTACTTCTGTAATAATTGAAAGCATCTTAAAAGTTAATTCTTTACTGATGTTTTCCAGATGAATCCTTTGCTGGTGCTCTGGACTCATCTTTTGACAATCTTTCTGGAAACTCAGGGTGTGGAAGTCAGGAGAGGAGAGTGGGAGAAGTCGCTGATGAAAgtagaagtggtgtgtgtgtttcttcaccTGCACTGAAGACCGGTAGTGTTCATTCGTCGGCACCTGCTGGTCCTTCAGCTTCCCTAAAGACCGGTAGTGTTCATTCATCGGCACCTGCTGGTCCTTCAGCTTCCCTGAAGACCGGTAGTGTTCATTCGTCGGTGCCTGCTGGTCCTTCAGCTTCCGTAAAGACCGGTAGTGTTCATTCATTGGCACCTGCTGGTCCTTCAGCTTCCCTGAAGACCGGTAGTGTTCATTCGTCAGCACCTGCTGGTCACCTCAGCCAGTTAACTCCTCAGAATCCCTCGGGCCGTCTTTCAGAACAAGAAGTAAGTCGGCAGAGGGATCCTGCGGGTGAAGCGGTCACCCCCGACACATGGTCCGGGGGAGCACCCAGGGAGGTGTTTGGCATGAAACACGGTCTGCCCCCTACGTTATCTGCGACAGAACGCCACCCTTGGGGACATTCACGATCTGAGAGCTCCTCGgcgaagagaagaagaaagtctGAGATCTCAGATTGGTCCCCGACAGGAAGACTAAAGAAGAGGTGCCGTGGGAAACCCGGCGTGTCACAGGAGTGGCTCCTCGCGTCGGGGGACCGCCTGCACTTTGGGCCCGGGGCTGCTGCCCAGGCTCCTGGCTGCGGCGTGTCCTCGTACGACGATTACTTTTCACCTGACAACCTCAAAGAGAGGAGCTCGGACGGTCTTCTCCCCGGGTGTCAGTCGTCAGCGGGCCCTGCTCTCTTCGTCTGCAGAGGCCTCTCTcggggggagagaaggaacatactgCAGACGTCTGACTTCTCCTGCATTGGGAAGAATCCCGGCCCAGTCCCCACGAGCGATTTAACGGCACAGAGTCGCCGCAGTCTTGAGAAACCCACACGTGACAAAGCAAACGCAGCGTGGGCTTGCCTGGCCGCTGAGGAAACCGCAGGGAGTCGTCCGCAGGCTGGTGCTCAGAGAGGGGAGGGTACGCGCCCAGATGGCGCAGACTCTCCGGTCCACGACGCACTGCCTGCTGCGGACGGGCTTGGCGGGAAAGGACCTGACGGGGACTCACGTCCCCTGGAAGGGGGCAGCGCGGAAGCCAGAGAGCTGATGGGCGCGGGGAGCGTGCAGAAAGAAGACCGCCCTCGGACGAAGTGGGAGTCCAGCGGTGGAACGCAGCCTGACGACCGGCTGGGTTTTGCAGGCGACTGCATCGCGGACACCTCCGCCCAACAGAGGGAAGATGTGTCCAGAGGATGCAGTGAAAGTACGTGAATCTCCTTTTCCAGGTGTCTTGGTTATGGGAATATGGGACGGTGTGTCCGTCTTGTGAAGTCACCACAGCCTTTTCGTAATTAAagtgtttgcttttttcctttttttatttttaaagaacggGTGTTTGATGTTTTCCAATGATAGGTTCTTTAGGAGAAGGTGGCTCACCGCCCTGTCGTATTTCTAGGCTCATTGGTCCAATCTGCTGTTAGGAATACGTTTCTCCAAGCCTTTCCGTGTGGGTAACGAGTGAGTGAAGCCTGACGTGCGAAGTCAACCAGAGCAGGTGCTCCCCTGTTTGCATGCAGCCTCCTCCTGGAACATGGCTGGTGTGCAGACAGGCGTTCTGACGGAGGGTTTGAACATCTCTCTGCTCACAGGAGTGAGGCTCTTGATGCTGGAAGGATAGTAAGGCGGTGTGAGCATTGCTTCCACCAGGAAAAGAGAAGGTACGAGAAAGGAACTGTGGAAATATGTTAGCAGtatttatttggaagaaaattgGGGCAGTGttagttataaagaaaaatgtttttaacgtttttgCTCAGGGTAAGTTTATCGTAACAGGCCTCGTTGGCTTCTATTTAGTTTGCTTTAAGCTGTGAtttaaatagacttttatttctgtgtgtaaTTTAACTGTAGCCATCGTAATAAACTGTGTAATTGTAGCAAAAGTAGCAACAagagaagacattttattttacactttgaTTACAAGCACAGATAAATTCCAGCAATCAAAAGTGATGAAATCTTGAACTTTAACCATGTTTACCGAAAGATGAAGCTGAAATTTCCATAAGACTAACTTTATCCTTGATTATTTGTTTGCTTACCCTATGATTTTAACTAACCTTCTCAAGATGCAGAAGTTATAGGGGTTGAAATAATCACTGCTGTAGATCTTTTCCTTGGGTATAAAGTCCCCAGAATAGCCTCACAGAggattaattttgtatatttttaatatcttagcTTTCcgaaaatatataacatttgacAAACTATATCTTGTGTTAGCCTCAGtatgtgttttcaaaatatttattttaaaatcatgttgaCTCTAAGGTTAATATAAAACAGTAGATATATAGAATTATTTTGGTAGTTAAGAGTATCCTGTTCTTAAAGCTTACATTCTCATTTTCTTcggtttttatcttgtttatttttaaagcctttgaataatatttaatgatgtgaaaatataaattcgGGGGACGAAAGGCTGGTTGCAGACATGAGGCGCACCCCGCAGCCCCGACGTCGTTCAGAAAGAGCGCGGTTGTCCCTGCAGGCGGGATGTTGTAGCACTCTCCCCCGCGTCCACAGTCCCCTGGGGCCTGGAGCACGTGGAAAACCCCGAGGGGCCAGCACTGGGCGCTCCAGGGGACTGCGGATGTCGGCCTCATCTGATGTGGGCTGTCACACAGCGGTGTGCAGCCAGGGCCCTGGTGTGACCGAACTTCACTCCGAGAAACAGATGTTCTATGCCCTCTAATGTAAGGATGTCTTGTAGGGTCACTTTGTTTGATGTCATTccacaaagacagaaaatcaTTGCATTGAAGGGCTGGAGAGACTTCTGTATTGTCTAGCCTAAACCAAATCCCTTTGTTTTGTTGTGATAAAATCAAGACCCACTGATGGGTTTAAATTGCCTGTTACCAGCTCAGCCGGTGTCCCACCTCTGTCTGGGAACCTACCATGGGGgtggaagcacagagcctgcagcttACTCTAGACTTTGCTTGTGTGCTCAGTTGTGGAGCAGGAATAATACTCTGTACATGAAGCGGTACCTCCAAGTCTTCTATGTTGAAATAAAAGTCTTTTTTCAATTTCTGCTTTCAGTTCACTTGTACTCATTGCCCTTGTCGGTATGGAAGGTAGAAGGTGGCACTAAAGGTTACAAGCACAAGTTACAGAAAGAGTCAGTAAGAAATGTGAggagcggggtgcctgggtggcgcagtcggttaagcgtccgacttcagccaggtcacgatctcgcggtctgggagttcgagccccgcgtcaggctctgggctgatggctcggagcctggagcctgtttccgattctgtgtctccctctctctctgcccctccccggttcatgctctgtctctctctgtcccaaaaataaataaataaatgttgaaaaaaaaaaaaattaaaaaaaaaaaaaaagaaacgtaagGAGAACAGGAACAGAAggagaaacttttaatttttttttaaataatctctgaaATCATATTAACCAGTAATTTTTTCGTTTTAGACTTTTATTCTCTAATTTTATGAACAATTTTGTAAACAAGTATATGCTCGCAGTAACAGAAGTTGCTTCGAGTAAGTGTTGCTCTCCTACCCTCAGGTACCTCCTCCTGTGAGTTCCCATGACAGCTCTTAGCTGTGCACCTGTTGTGTCCCAGGCACTTGTCTAGTTTGCTGGAAGATGTCAGAGAAGCAAACAGTGTGTGCCCTGCATAGAGGTCATGTTCTAGTGAGGAAGACGCAGTGGATGAAGGCAAGCATGACGTCAATCAGTGAGCCTGATGATACACAGCACCACAGCAGTGCGGGCAGTTAGATAAGGTGACCTGAGACCTCAGACCAGACATCGCAGAGCCGGTAGTCCTATGACTGCTTGAATTATGTTTCAGCCTGAGGAAACAGCAAGTACAAATGCCCTGGGGTAGAAAGTGCTTGCAGGAACTGCACCGAGGCCAGTGCAGCTGCAGCTCATCGGGCTGAAGGAAGCCTGGGAGGAAATGAGCTAGAAAGATGGCCAGGAGCCAGATCCCCAGGGCTCTAGTACCTGACAAGACTTGgagtggttttgtttggttttgaagTGTGATTGAGAAGCCCCTGGGGGTTTTAAACAGGGGAGTCACCAGATGGGCTTTCTCAGTTGCACGTCACCCTGGATGCTTCGTGAACCAACTGGTTGTGGAGCATCTGCTAGAAGCAGTTGCTGTCACCGGTTCACTGTAATTCCTTcgagactctgtgtgtgtgtgtgagggtgccCAGTGAGGGTGTGAGGGTAGATGTTACAAAGGGATTTTATTGCAAAAATAGGATTATATCATCTCGTTGCCATaaggtttgcttttttaaatttttttttaattttttttcaatgtttatttatttttgcgacagagagagacagaacatgaacgggggaggggcagagagagagggacacacagaatcggaaacaggctccaggctctgagccatcagcccagagcccgacgcggggctcgaactctcggaccgcgagatcgtgacctggctgaagtcggacgctcaaccgactgcgccacccaggcgccccaggtttgcttttttaaaatgtcagataTTTCCATATCAGTATCAATAGAGCAATATATTTACTTCATTCTTTAGTCCATTTCAGGGGTCCACAGATTTTTTCTGTAAGGAATCATAGTAACTATTTCAGGCTTTGTGGACCAGAAAGCAAAATCAAGACATGTGGCTATTtacacaaagagaagaaaagacatttttacaaaatttttattgACAAAACTCAAATATTTTGAGTGCAGTAATACAGGCCTAATGAGAAGAACAGAATTCTGTTTTTGGGGAGAGGAATTACTTTTCTCTTGATTGGGGTTCAGATGGAGCATTCATATCTTCAGAATGgattgcaaacatttattgaggcagatgtacaataaaattttatgttttcctttcgAACACGCCTTTTCAGACAGATAGGTATGGCCAGATACTGATATCAGCCCATAAGCAGATGGTTTTCATCAAGCACATTCATCGTATATAAGGCATTTATGGAAATCTGTGAGATTTTTCACTTGATACGTGCCTTTCAGTGTGTCTTACACAGCAAATTAGTCACTTCCAACGAAGATAGGTGGAAGCTTGTCAGTTGTGCAGTCCAGTGGACGTCAAAATAAATTCCCTTTGTTCTTGCATCGGGGTCTGAAAAACCCGGAAATACGTGCAGCTCGGGTGCAGGAGTTCTGTCCACGTCAAATCTGCATGGGATGGAGATGTCACGTAACGTTTTCACTTCGGACGGAAAGTGTAGAGAGCTGCCTGACGTGACTCACCTATTGAGACGGCTTTCCAGCAGCCGTGCCACCGCTAACCACGGACCTTCCGACCACCTCCCGAAATTGGTTTCAATTGCCAAGTAGCTGCCTGGTCATCTTGAAGTAGCTCACAGTCAGCTCCTACTTGTTTCTCAATGGCAAAGGTGGCTCAGGGGGTTCCAGTGAGGCCACATGGCCATTGGCAAAAGCGGAAGGAAATTCTTTTCGTAGCCACACCTTCACTCTTGTCCACTGGTTCAATGGATAACCTTCTTCTTTGCTGTGCTTGAAAAAAATCTTACCTGTCACTACAGACACGTGCCATATCCCAGCAGTTTTGTCACGTACAACTATTGGATTCTTTTTCATAGGTAATACAAGTGTCGGAAGCTGGTGAAAGTTGGCACTCCTCGTCTCAGACACACAGAcgtttattgaacatttattggCACGTAGGTGGAGAACTGTCCACAAAGCAAACTGTATGCTAAACTCACCGGTCTTGT containing:
- the MCPH1 gene encoding microcephalin isoform X4 translates to MGAKVSKTFNKQVTHVVFKDGYQSTWDKAQKRGVKLVSVLWVEKCRTAGVHIDESLFPAANTREHLPSLIKKKRKCMQPKDFIPKTPEHDKRLQKKFQKMATELQRQKTTLDNDVPVLLFESNGSLVYSPTIKMCSGQHNTMQKRLQQMKEKRENLSPTSSQLLEKSHDEPFKSPCEAWNISRDTLCSDESFAGALDSSFDNLSGNSGCGSQERRVGEVADESRSGVCVSSPALKTGSVHSSAPAGPSASLKTGSVHSSAPAGPSASLKTGSVHSSVPAGPSASVKTGSVHSLAPAGPSASLKTGSVHSSAPAGHLSQLTPQNPSGRLSEQEVSRQRDPAGEAVTPDTWSGGAPREVFGMKHGLPPTLSATERHPWGHSRSESSSAKRRRKSEISDWSPTGRLKKRCRGKPGVSQEWLLASGDRLHFGPGAAAQAPGCGVSSYDDYFSPDNLKERSSDGLLPGCQSSAGPALFVCRGLSRGERRNILQTSDFSCIGKNPGPVPTSDLTAQSRRSLEKPTRDKANAAWACLAAEETAGSRPQAGAQRGEGTRPDGADSPVHDALPAADGLGGKGPDGDSRPLEGGSAEARELMGAGSVQKEDRPRTKWESSGGTQPDDRLGFAGDCIADTSAQQREDVSRGCSESVKNGPARPDVLDGSLEGCQDLARPHEKSKKIGRGQKPTRTLVMTSMPSETQNIVIQVVNTLKGFSLAQEVCETTTHVLAGKPLRTLNVLLGIARGCWVLSYEWVLWSLELGHWISEEPFELSNYFPAAPLCRLERHLSAGQYQGTLFADQPVMFITPASNPPRTKLWELVVLCGGQITRIPRQAGIFIGPSQGRRRATVKYLSETWILDSITQHQVCASENYLLLQ
- the MCPH1 gene encoding microcephalin isoform X2, which codes for MEAPGTPGGGVLKDVVAYVEVWSVNGTENYSKTFTNQLVDMGAKVSKTFNKQVTHVVFKDGYQSTWDKAQKRGVKLVSVLWVEKCRTAGVHIDESLFPAANTREHLPSLIKKKRKCMQPKDFIPKTPEHDKRLQKKFQKMATELQRQKTTLDNDVPVLLFESNGSLVYSPTIKMCSGQHNTMQKRLQQMKEKRENLSPTYESFAGALDSSFDNLSGNSGCGSQERRVGEVADESRSGVCVSSPALKTGSVHSSAPAGPSASLKTGSVHSSAPAGPSASLKTGSVHSSVPAGPSASVKTGSVHSLAPAGPSASLKTGSVHSSAPAGHLSQLTPQNPSGRLSEQEVSRQRDPAGEAVTPDTWSGGAPREVFGMKHGLPPTLSATERHPWGHSRSESSSAKRRRKSEISDWSPTGRLKKRCRGKPGVSQEWLLASGDRLHFGPGAAAQAPGCGVSSYDDYFSPDNLKERSSDGLLPGCQSSAGPALFVCRGLSRGERRNILQTSDFSCIGKNPGPVPTSDLTAQSRRSLEKPTRDKANAAWACLAAEETAGSRPQAGAQRGEGTRPDGADSPVHDALPAADGLGGKGPDGDSRPLEGGSAEARELMGAGSVQKEDRPRTKWESSGGTQPDDRLGFAGDCIADTSAQQREDVSRGCSESVKNGPARPDVLDGSLEGCQDLARPHEKSKKIGRGQKPTRTLVMTSMPSETQNIVIQVVNTLKGFSLAQEVCETTTHVLAGKPLRTLNVLLGIARGCWVLSYEWVLWSLELGHWISEEPFELSNYFPAAPLCRLERHLSAGQYQGTLFADQPVMFITPASNPPRTKLWELVVLCGGQITRIPRQAGIFIGPSQGRRRATVKYLSETWILDSITQHQVCASENYLLLQ